TTTATGGACAAAAATACAATTAAAGTTTACTCTTAAAACGCAAATAAATTAAAACGTTTCAGAAAGTGTAAAATCAAGACAGGAGGAAGGCGGTATGAAAAGAAAGGTTTTAGTAATTGCGCTGGCGTCGGTGCTGGCAGTTGGGTTGACTGGCTGCGGGGGTGGGAACCAGGCGGCGGGCGGAACTGGAGCGGGGGCCGGCGCTGCAAAAAGCGGAGATGCCAAGGCGGCGGATGGGCCGCAGGCGGGCGGCGCGGCGCCGGAGATCGTATTGAAATACGCGGAACTGAACAGTGACGACAATATCAATACGCGGGTGGGGTACGAGTTTGCAAATTATGTGGACGAAATGTCAAAAGGGCGCATCAGGATCGAGGTTTACCCCTCATCTACCCTGGGAGATGAAAAAACCTGCTTAAACGCGTTGCAGATGGGCGGCGGTACGGTGGATATGTACAGAGGGAACACCAATTCCCTGTCGGACTACGGATTTAGAAAACTCAATATGTTTGGGCTTCCGTTCATCTTTACAGACCGTGAGAGCATGTGGGAGGTCCTGGAGCATGAGGAGCTTGGACAGGCTTTTCTTACAGAAGGCGCAGAGGCAGGTGCGGGTATGGTTGGCGTTTTCTATATGGACGAGGGCGCCAGAAATATGTTTACGACCAAAACGATCGGCGGCCTTGGGGACATCCGGGATATGAAGATCCGTGTTCCTGAGACGGAACTGATGATGGATACCATGAAAGCCCTGGGCGCACAACCGACCCCCATATCCTACAGTGAACTGTACAGCTCTCTGCAGTCAGGCGTAGTGGATGGCGCAGAGAACGGATACCCGGGGTATTCGTCCAATAAGTTTTATGAGGTGGCGCCCTATTATCTGCTGAGCGGACACACATTCAGCCCGGGCATTGTGCTGATGGCGGAGGCGAAATGGAACGCCCTCAGCCCGGAGGATCAGCAGATCCTGCGCGATGCGGGGCAGAAAGCTTCTGAGTGGAATAAGGCTGCGATCGAGGAGGAGGAAGTGGCTATACGCAAGGACTTGGAAGACAAAGGCGTGACCATTGTGGAGCTGACCTCTGAGGATAAGGCTGCGGCCCAGGCAGCTTGCGAACCGGTATGGGCGGATTACACGGATGGGATTGAGGGGCTGCTTCAGAAGATGATCGAGGTTCAGCGCTAAGGAGGAAATGGAATGAAAAAGTTTTATGATGCAGTCTATTGGCTGTTTATGTCGTTCTGCAAAATGGTTTTTATTGCATCGATCTGTATTACTACCTGGGTGGTGTTCTGCCGCTATATACTGCACTCTACTCCGCGGTGGGGGGAGCAGGCGATCCTGATGTGCATGGTATATATGGCCCTGATCAGCGCCTCCCTTGCGGTCAGGACGGATACGCATATCCGGGTCATGCTGATCGATTATCTGCTGCCGAAACGGGCGATCGGTCTTTTGAAGGGGATGAGCCATGTGATGATATTTGGGTTCAGCCTGTTTATGATCATTTACGGCATCCAGTTTACGGCTTTGATGGGCAGGAGCGTGATGTCCGGCCTGGGCTGCAAGCAGAGCTTTCTGTATGCGTCGGTGCCGATCGCCGGTATCTGCATGCTGCTGATGCAGAGTGAAAAATTGTTTTTATTTGTTATGAGGCGGATGGGGAACGTGCCGGAAGCGTATCTGAAAGAAGGGGGAGGTATCAATGATTAGTGAATCTGTGGCGATTGGAATCTTACTGATAACATTTTTCGGGTTTATTGCATTTCGCATGCCGGTGGCCTATGCGATCGGTGTGTCCAGCGTGATCACCATGGCATATTTGCGGCTGCCGCTGATGCAGGTGGTACAGCTGATGGTAAAAGGGGTATTCTCTTTTTCTCTGATGGCAGTTCCGTTCTTCATTATTGCTGGTGAGATTATGGGGAAAGGCGGTATTTCTGATAAACTGATCGAGCTGTCGGATGCGCTGGTGGGGTGGATCCGCGGCGGACTGGCTATGGTCAATATTGTGGCTTCCATGTTCTTTGGCGGTATTTCCGGGTCTTCTGCGGCAGATACGGCTTCGCTGGGGACTATCCTGATCCCGATGATGGTGGATCAGGGCTATGATGATGATTTTTCAACCAATGTTACGATGGCCAGCTCGGTGCAGGGCATCCTGATCCCTCCCAGCCATAACATGGTGATCTACGCCACGGTGGCGGGCACTGTATCGATCGGGCGGCTGTTCCTGGCGGGCTTCGGGCCTGGTATTTTGCTGGGGATCGCACTGATGATCTACAGCTACTATGTATCTGTGAAAAAGAATTATCCGAAAGGTGCGCCGTTCAGCCTGAGGACCCTGGTGAAAGCTGCCGGCAGTGCGGTCTGGGGGATGTTCACGGTGATGATCGTGGTTGTGGGCGTGGTCATCGGTATTTTTACGGCAACGGAGTCAGCCGCGGTAGCGGTGGTGTGGGCGCTGATCGTGTCCATGTTCATATACCGGAAAATGACGCTGAAGGATTTCTGGCAGGTATTGGAGAATGCGCTGAACACCCTCGCGATCGTTTTGATCCTGATCGCAACCTCCTCGGCCTTTGGATGGCTGCTGACTTATCTGAAGGTCCCGGCTATTGTGTCCGGCGCGATCATGGGATTTACCACCAATAAATACCTGATCCTGGTGATGATGAATATCCTGATGCTGATCTTCGGGACCATGATGGATATGAGCTGCATCATTCTGGTGCTGACTCCGATCCTGCTCCCTATAGCGACCAGCATTGGTATTGATCCGGTGCATTTCGGCGTTATCATGATCGTGAACCTGGGGATCGGCCTGATCACCCCGCCGGTCGGATCTACTCTGTTTATTGGCGCTGCGATTTCCAAGATACCGATTGAACGGCTGTCCAGGACTCTTGTCCCGTTTTATCTGGTCATGCTGGTTGTACTGCTCATGGTTACCTATATTCCGGCGTTTGTCATGTTCCTTCCGAACCTGGTCATGCCGGTTTAAAAGGCGGGATCATGGAATTATAAAACGTTTTTTAGTGCAAAATATACAAAAACAGGGGGTGATATAAATAATATAGAAAGATAACGTTAAGATTTTGCAAATGAATATACGGAATAGCCAATTTTGCGTGGTGAATCAAGAACTATATTGACAAAATGACAGCCATGGTATAAGCTAAAACTATCAAATAAATGAAACGTTTTAGTAACGCGGAGGCATGGACTGCGACAGAACGTTTCCTACAAAATCTAACGTTATCAGGAGGAAGTGTTTTATGAAGAAGAAATTACTGGCACTCACAGTTGTATCAGCTCTGGCAGTCAGCCTGGCAGGCTGCGGCGGCGGAAGTACAGCGGCAACTACAGCAGCGGCGAAAGCGCCGGAGGCAACCACAGCGGCAGGTGCGGCAGCAGATACCACAGCAGCAGGCAGCGATGCGGCGGCAGCGCCGGAGATCGTTTTAAAATATGCCGAGTTAAACAGCGATGACAATATCAATACCAGAGTTGGATATGAGTTCGCAAAATATGTAGACGAGATGTCAAATGGACGTATCAAGATCGAGGTATATTCCTCCTCGACCTTAGGAGATGAGAAAACCTGCTTAAACGCTTTGCAGATGGGCGGCGGCACCGTGGATATGTACCGCGGCAACACCAATTCCCTTTCCGATTACGGTTTCCAGAAACTGAATATGTTTGGCCTTCCTTTCATCTTCACCGGACGTGACGGCATGTGGAAGGTTCTGGAGGATGAGGAACTGGGACAGGCATTCCTGACAGAGGGTTCTGAGGTTGGGGCCGGTATGGTCGGCCTGTTCTACACCGACGAGGGCGCCCGCAACATGTTTACCACAAAAGAGATCAAGGGTCTTGGCGATATCAAGAGCATGAAGATCCGCGTGCCGGAGACCCAGCTGATGATGGACACCATGAAGGCCCTGGGCGCTGAGCCGACCCCGATCTCCTACAGCGAGCTGTACAGCTCCCTCCAGTCCGGCGTTGTCGACGGCGCTGAGAACGGATATCCGGGATATGCTTCCAACAAATTCTATGAAGTAGCTCCTTACTACCTGCTGAGCGGCCATACCTTCAGCCCTGGCATTGTCCTGATGGCAGAAGCAAAATGGAACGCACTCAGCCCGGAAGACCAGCAGATCCTTCTGGATGCAGGCCAGAAAGCATCTGACTGGAACAAAGGCGAGATCGATGCAGAGGAAGAAGTACTGCGCAAAGACCTGGAAGACAAGGGCGTTACCATCATCGACATGACTCCGGAAGATACTGCAGCCGCACAGGCAGCATGTGAGCCGGTATGGGCTGATTACAGCAAGGGTATTGAGGATCTGCTGACGAAGATGGTTGAAATCCAGAAATAATAACCACTGATCGGACGAAAGCAGGAGGAAGACCCATGAAGAAGTTTTATAATGCAGTATACTGGCTGTTTATGTCATTTTGCAAACTCGTATTTATTGCATCCATCTGTATCACCAGCTATGTGGTATTCTGCCGGTATATCTTACACTCCACTCCCCGGTGGGGTGAGCAGGCTATCCTTCTCTGCATGGTTTACATGGCTTTGATCAGCGCCTCTTTAGCGGTACGGACGGATACCCATATCCGTGTGATGTTGATCGATTACCTGCTGCCAAAGAGAGCGATCGGCTTTTTGAAGGCCATGAGCCATGTGATGATCTTCGGCTTCAGCCTGTTTATGATCATCTATGGTATCCAGTTTACTATGCTGATGGGCAAGAGCGTCATGTCCGGTCTCGGATGCAAGCAGAGTTTTCTGTATGCATCCGTGCCCATAGCCGGAGTATGCATGCTGCTGATGCAGAGCGAGAAATTTATCCTGTTCTTCTTAAAAATGATGGACAAGGTGCCTGCTGATTATAAAGAGGAAGGAGGGGAAAGCAAATGATTAATGAATCCATAGCGATAGCGATCCTGCTGATCTCATTTTTTGGTTTTATTGCTTTCCGTATGCCGGTAGCTTACGCGATCGGCGTGTCCAGTGTGATCACGATGGCTTATTTACAGCTTCCGCTGATGCAGGTGGTCCAGCTGATGGTAAAAGGCGTATTTTCCTTTTCTCTGATGGCAGTGCCGTTCTTCATCATTGCTGGTGAGATCATGGGAAAAGGCGGTATCTCAGATAAACTGATCGAGTTGTCGGATGCGCTGGTGGGCTGGATCCGAGGCGGTCTGGCGATGGTAAATATCGTGGCGTCCATGTTCTTTGGCGGTATCTCCGGTTCCTCTGCAGCAGATACGGCTTCACTGGGAACGATCCTGATCCCCATGATGGAGGAGCAGGGGTACGACGGGGACTTTGCCACAGATGTTACCATGGCAAGCTCTGTACAGGGCATCCTGATCCCGCCAAGCCATAACATGGTCATCTACGCAACGGTTGCAGGCACCGTGTCTATCGGGCGTCTGTTCCTGGCAGGGTTTGGTCCCGGTATCATCCTGGGCGTGGCCCTGATGATCTACAGCTACTACATATCAGTAAAGAGAAATTACCCGAAGGGCGAACCGTTTTCCATCAGGAACCTGGTGAAGGCCGCGGGCAGTGCGATCTGGGGTATGTTCACGGTGATGATCGTAGTCGTAGGCGTTGTCATCGGTATCTTTACCGCCACCGAATCTGCGGCGATCGCAGTGGTGTGGGCGCTGTTCGTGTCCATGTTTGTATACAAGA
This portion of the Clostridium sp. AN503 genome encodes:
- a CDS encoding TRAP transporter substrate-binding protein; its protein translation is MKRKVLVIALASVLAVGLTGCGGGNQAAGGTGAGAGAAKSGDAKAADGPQAGGAAPEIVLKYAELNSDDNINTRVGYEFANYVDEMSKGRIRIEVYPSSTLGDEKTCLNALQMGGGTVDMYRGNTNSLSDYGFRKLNMFGLPFIFTDRESMWEVLEHEELGQAFLTEGAEAGAGMVGVFYMDEGARNMFTTKTIGGLGDIRDMKIRVPETELMMDTMKALGAQPTPISYSELYSSLQSGVVDGAENGYPGYSSNKFYEVAPYYLLSGHTFSPGIVLMAEAKWNALSPEDQQILRDAGQKASEWNKAAIEEEEVAIRKDLEDKGVTIVELTSEDKAAAQAACEPVWADYTDGIEGLLQKMIEVQR
- a CDS encoding TRAP transporter small permease; its protein translation is MKKFYDAVYWLFMSFCKMVFIASICITTWVVFCRYILHSTPRWGEQAILMCMVYMALISASLAVRTDTHIRVMLIDYLLPKRAIGLLKGMSHVMIFGFSLFMIIYGIQFTALMGRSVMSGLGCKQSFLYASVPIAGICMLLMQSEKLFLFVMRRMGNVPEAYLKEGGGIND
- a CDS encoding TRAP transporter large permease translates to MISESVAIGILLITFFGFIAFRMPVAYAIGVSSVITMAYLRLPLMQVVQLMVKGVFSFSLMAVPFFIIAGEIMGKGGISDKLIELSDALVGWIRGGLAMVNIVASMFFGGISGSSAADTASLGTILIPMMVDQGYDDDFSTNVTMASSVQGILIPPSHNMVIYATVAGTVSIGRLFLAGFGPGILLGIALMIYSYYVSVKKNYPKGAPFSLRTLVKAAGSAVWGMFTVMIVVVGVVIGIFTATESAAVAVVWALIVSMFIYRKMTLKDFWQVLENALNTLAIVLILIATSSAFGWLLTYLKVPAIVSGAIMGFTTNKYLILVMMNILMLIFGTMMDMSCIILVLTPILLPIATSIGIDPVHFGVIMIVNLGIGLITPPVGSTLFIGAAISKIPIERLSRTLVPFYLVMLVVLLMVTYIPAFVMFLPNLVMPV
- a CDS encoding TRAP transporter substrate-binding protein codes for the protein MKKKLLALTVVSALAVSLAGCGGGSTAATTAAAKAPEATTAAGAAADTTAAGSDAAAAPEIVLKYAELNSDDNINTRVGYEFAKYVDEMSNGRIKIEVYSSSTLGDEKTCLNALQMGGGTVDMYRGNTNSLSDYGFQKLNMFGLPFIFTGRDGMWKVLEDEELGQAFLTEGSEVGAGMVGLFYTDEGARNMFTTKEIKGLGDIKSMKIRVPETQLMMDTMKALGAEPTPISYSELYSSLQSGVVDGAENGYPGYASNKFYEVAPYYLLSGHTFSPGIVLMAEAKWNALSPEDQQILLDAGQKASDWNKGEIDAEEEVLRKDLEDKGVTIIDMTPEDTAAAQAACEPVWADYSKGIEDLLTKMVEIQK
- a CDS encoding TRAP transporter small permease; its protein translation is MKKFYNAVYWLFMSFCKLVFIASICITSYVVFCRYILHSTPRWGEQAILLCMVYMALISASLAVRTDTHIRVMLIDYLLPKRAIGFLKAMSHVMIFGFSLFMIIYGIQFTMLMGKSVMSGLGCKQSFLYASVPIAGVCMLLMQSEKFILFFLKMMDKVPADYKEEGGESK
- a CDS encoding TRAP transporter large permease, with protein sequence MINESIAIAILLISFFGFIAFRMPVAYAIGVSSVITMAYLQLPLMQVVQLMVKGVFSFSLMAVPFFIIAGEIMGKGGISDKLIELSDALVGWIRGGLAMVNIVASMFFGGISGSSAADTASLGTILIPMMEEQGYDGDFATDVTMASSVQGILIPPSHNMVIYATVAGTVSIGRLFLAGFGPGIILGVALMIYSYYISVKRNYPKGEPFSIRNLVKAAGSAIWGMFTVMIVVVGVVIGIFTATESAAIAVVWALFVSMFVYKKMNLKDFWQVLENALNTLAIVLILIATSSAFGWLLTYLKVPAIISTAILGFTTNKYLILIMMNILMLIFGTMMDMSCIILVLTPILLPIATSIGIDPVHFGVIMIVNLGIGLITPPVGSTLFIGAAISKIPIEKLAKSMLPFYLVMLIVLIFVTYIPAFVMFLPNLIMPV